TCCGCCCCGTTTCCGTCGAGATCGACGGAGATGAACCGCTCAGAAAGGAGATCGCCTCCTTTCTCTCCGCCGTCGCGGACGGACACGAGCCGCGGGTGACGGGAATGCAGGGGCTCGCGGCGCTCGGCGTCGCCGAGCGCATCCTCGAGTGTCTCTGACGGGGGGTTCCCGTGCCGACGATCCTCCTGACCTGCGGCGAGACGAGCGGCGACCAGCACGCCGCCATGCTCGTCCGCGAACTGTTCCGGCTCGATCCGTCGACGCGGATCATCGCGCTCGGCGGGCCGGAGGTGCAACGGGCGGGCGCCGAGGTCCGCTATCCGATGGATCGCTACGCCTTCATGGGTTTCTCGGAGATCATCCACGGCATTCCCCGCGTTCTGTCGCTCGAACGGCGCATCGGGCGTCTCTTCGACCGGAAAGAGATCGACCTCTTCGTCCCGGTCGATTATCCCGGCATGAATCTCCGCCTCGCCGCGCGCGCCTCGAACGCGGGCGTCCCCGTCCTCTATTTCATCGGGCCGCAGGTCTGGGCCTGGGGGCGGTGGCGGCTCGGACGGATGCGTCGCGTCGTCGACCGGATCGCCGTCATCCTGCCCTTCGAGGAGGAGCTCTACGCGAAAGCCGGGATCCCCGCCGAATTCGTCGGCCACCCGATGCTCGGAGAGATTCCCGCGCCGCCCGCACCGAAGGAGGCGCCCGCGAGGAAACGACCCTTCGACGTCCTCCTCTTTCCGGGGAGCAGGAAACACGAGGCGGCGCGGACGGCCGCCCCGCTCGGCAGGGCGGCCGAACTGATCGGGGCCAGGCGGCCCGACGCGCGGTTCGTCGTGGGACTCGCGCCGCTCATCGACGAATC
The DNA window shown above is from Candidatus Krumholzibacteriota bacterium and carries:
- the lpxB gene encoding lipid-A-disaccharide synthase, with the protein product MPTILLTCGETSGDQHAAMLVRELFRLDPSTRIIALGGPEVQRAGAEVRYPMDRYAFMGFSEIIHGIPRVLSLERRIGRLFDRKEIDLFVPVDYPGMNLRLAARASNAGVPVLYFIGPQVWAWGRWRLGRMRRVVDRIAVILPFEEELYAKAGIPAEFVGHPMLGEIPAPPAPKEAPARKRPFDVLLFPGSRKHEAARTAAPLGRAAELIGARRPDARFVVGLAPLIDESMAPVPASIAGRTRYVRDGIDHLPGAALSLACSGTVTLQSALSGTPTVVLYRSSAFSHALGRCLVRIPWIAMPNVLANRRIVPELIQGDATGERVAAEALGLLDDAGRYRRMSSDLIDLRRLLDGPGAARVAEIALEMAGTGGA